The following are encoded in a window of Dysidea avara chromosome 4, odDysAvar1.4, whole genome shotgun sequence genomic DNA:
- the LOC136252022 gene encoding TLC domain-containing protein 3A-like — MGIVGRFFAGVVAHHILYYLLKNTIVPTILSGDEGIALKTNKAVVAEIAKRLVSTIFGLVSISIGISVIADTHHDILYAKSNLLEMWIPILSWYFIYDIYAMCDVSYLKIKSKQLPLMNLVIKLFTMKSFFIIHHIFVFLLIPVVYSYTVKKGLGHMPFGCLCLTEISAPFVSFTYILNLLHKTSSTWYTVFGACAILSFIYRVSMLPSLYVYYGIQYGLGPVRVITTMMIKCHLFSITFTIIQIAWLLQILTVTVKHVKRTKD; from the exons ATGGGTATAGTCGGCCGTTTCTTCGCTGGAGTGGTGGCTCATCATATTCTATATTATCTACTGAAGAACACAATCGTACCTACAATTTTGTCTGGTGATGAAGGCATAGCCTTGAAAACGAACAAAGCCGTAGTGGCTGAAATAGCGAAAAG GTTGGTTTCAACTATTTTTGGATTAGTTAGTATCAGTATTGGAATTTCTGTGATAGCAGATACTCACCATGATATTCTGTATGCCAA GTCTAACTTATTGGAAATGTGGATACCAATCTTATCATGGTATTTCATCTACGATATTTATGCTATGTGTGATGTGTCATATTTGAAAATCAAATCCAAGCAGCTACCACTGATGAACCTAGTGATAAAACTGTTTACTATGAAGTCATTCTTTatcattcatcacatatttgTGTTCTTACTAATCCCAGTAGTGTAT AGTTACACTGTGAAGAAGGGACTTGGTCATATGCCATTTGGATGTTTATGTCTCACTGAGATCAGTGCTCCATTCGTCTCATTTACCTACATCTTAAATCTG CTTCACAAGACATCGTCTACTTGGTACACAGTTTTTGGAGCATGTGCCATATTGAGTTTCATATACAGAGTATCAATGTTGCCGTCACTATATGTCTACTATGGGATACAGTATGGACTAGGACCAGTCAGAGTTATCACAACAATGATGATTAAATGTCACTTGTTCAGTATTACATTTACTATTATACAAATTGCATGGCTATTGCAGATACTAACAGTGACAGTAAAACATGTCAAGAGAACTAAGGATTAG